One window of Deltaproteobacteria bacterium genomic DNA carries:
- a CDS encoding ATP phosphoribosyltransferase, giving the protein MKLLKLGVPKGSLEAATIELFRKAGWKISVSERSYFPRIDDDAIRCSLVRAQEMSRYVEDGTFDVGITGRDWILENDSQVEPVCDLVYSKASFRPTRWVLVVPEDSPVRVPADLRGKRIATELVRYTQRYFAEQNIAVEVEFSWGATEAKAADGLVDAIVEVTETGSTLRANSLRIVCELFQSNPQVIANRTAWADSWKREKIEQLSLLLQGALAAEDKVGIKMNVPKANLEEVIAMIPSLTAPTVSPLYQTGQLHGVEWYALESVISEPVVRELIPKLIKHGAVGIIEYPLNKVVG; this is encoded by the coding sequence ATGAAGTTGCTGAAGCTCGGAGTCCCCAAGGGTAGCCTGGAAGCGGCGACCATCGAGTTGTTTCGCAAGGCCGGCTGGAAGATCAGCGTCAGCGAGCGCAGCTACTTCCCGCGCATCGACGACGACGCCATTCGCTGCTCGCTGGTGCGGGCGCAGGAGATGTCGCGCTACGTCGAGGACGGCACCTTCGACGTCGGCATCACCGGCAGGGACTGGATCCTCGAAAACGATTCGCAGGTCGAGCCGGTGTGCGACCTGGTGTATTCCAAGGCCAGCTTCCGGCCCACCCGCTGGGTATTGGTCGTACCGGAGGATTCGCCGGTACGGGTGCCGGCCGACTTGCGCGGCAAGCGCATCGCCACCGAACTGGTGCGCTACACCCAACGCTACTTCGCCGAGCAGAACATAGCGGTCGAGGTCGAGTTCTCCTGGGGGGCCACCGAAGCCAAGGCCGCCGACGGCTTGGTCGACGCTATCGTCGAAGTCACCGAGACCGGTTCGACCTTGCGCGCCAACTCCCTGCGCATCGTCTGTGAGCTGTTCCAGTCCAACCCCCAGGTGATCGCCAACCGCACGGCGTGGGCCGACTCGTGGAAGCGCGAGAAGATCGAGCAGCTCAGCTTGCTGCTGCAAGGGGCGCTGGCGGCGGAGGACAAGGTCGGCATCAAGATGAACGTGCCCAAGGCCAACCTGGAGGAGGTCATCGCGATGATTCCGAGCCTGACTGCACCGACCGTGTCGCCACTGTATCAAACCGGGCAGCTCCACGGCGTCGAGTGGTACGCGCTCGAGAGCGTGATCAGCGAGCCGGTGGTGCGCGAACTGATTCCAAAACTCATCAAGCATGGGGCCGTCGGTATCATCGAATACCCGCTCAATAAGGTGGTCGGATGA
- a CDS encoding peptidoglycan-binding protein → MKRRQWLVVAVATALVGGCSGLDAETRAREAADKIKASIADLEARALEQKVDPADVKAAQAVLTTLNEYQGEVNGQLDAVTVNSIEAFQRAKGLRADGILNEQTKRLLQEAAGKDQS, encoded by the coding sequence ATGAAGCGAAGACAATGGCTGGTAGTGGCCGTGGCAACCGCGCTGGTGGGTGGCTGCTCGGGATTGGACGCCGAAACCCGGGCGCGCGAAGCGGCGGACAAGATCAAGGCGTCGATTGCCGACCTCGAGGCCAGGGCGCTGGAGCAGAAGGTTGACCCCGCCGACGTCAAGGCGGCACAGGCGGTGTTGACCACGCTCAATGAGTATCAGGGCGAGGTCAATGGCCAGCTCGATGCGGTAACGGTGAATTCGATCGAGGCGTTCCAACGCGCCAAGGGCCTGAGAGCCGACGGTATCTTGAACGAGCAAACCAAACGCCTGCTGCAAGAAGCGGCCGGCAAGGACCAGTCGTAA
- a CDS encoding 4Fe-4S binding protein, producing the protein MPFTIVAEKCTGCTACEKRCPTKAISGDPRMVFFIEPSMCIDCGACGVICPDDAIYDTYGNMTHVLKKHERPIAVVHPENCNGCGVCVDVCPFDCLYPSPNNGPEYLGQVEVNEKTCVGCRLCEEVCGWEGVYIMPAGEKIPFLNALGYQAEEATAG; encoded by the coding sequence ATGCCGTTTACCATAGTGGCCGAGAAGTGCACTGGTTGCACGGCCTGCGAGAAGCGCTGCCCGACCAAGGCCATCAGCGGCGATCCGCGCATGGTCTTTTTCATCGAGCCGTCGATGTGCATCGACTGCGGCGCCTGCGGAGTGATCTGCCCGGACGACGCCATCTACGACACCTACGGCAACATGACGCACGTGTTGAAGAAGCACGAGCGGCCGATCGCCGTGGTGCATCCCGAGAACTGCAACGGCTGCGGCGTCTGCGTCGACGTCTGCCCGTTCGACTGCCTCTACCCGTCGCCGAACAACGGGCCGGAATATCTCGGGCAGGTCGAGGTCAACGAGAAGACCTGCGTCGGCTGCCGGCTGTGTGAAGAGGTCTGCGGCTGGGAGGGCGTCTACATCATGCCCGCCGGCGAGAAGATCCCCTTCCTCAACGCCCTCGGTTACCAAGCCGAGGAAGCCACCGCCGGCTGA